In Zonotrichia albicollis isolate bZonAlb1 chromosome 36, bZonAlb1.hap1, whole genome shotgun sequence, one DNA window encodes the following:
- the LOC141726538 gene encoding uncharacterized protein LOC141726538, giving the protein MKALLSRLGFDKKLVALENKRLLECLDLSKHGPSALLVVSRHLLSQCRDRLHLVLRGLVMLSKEPSLTGGICCLYPHLVEQLADPDAEVVWMSLCVLTHALQDKDLLLPSVTTLKLAESLLPHFENDNSHVQLLSIQLFCKVMELVVEEGEELLTTFVNQSLLPLFLRWHDENLHVAKASFQALLCAARFLRRRDLEELLTKARRIKFAESLLLQDESRAAESPQRTLREAALRFMALQTLKEDESPSCLSKLLQLIFEGRSAGLCLMDQMYQRPSAISSAH; this is encoded by the exons atGAAGGCTCTGCTCTCCCGCCTGGGCTTTGACAAGAAGCTGGTGGCTCTGGAGAACAAGCGG ctcCTGGAGTGTCTGGACCTGAGCAAACATggtcccagtgccctgctggtggTATCCAGGCACCTGCTGagccagtgcagggacaggctgcaccTGGTGCTCAGAGGCCTTGTGATGCTCAGCAAGGAGCCCtcgctg ACCGGAGGAATATGCTGCCTCTATCCACACCTGGTGGAGCAGCTGGCTGATCCAGATGCAGAGGTGGTCTGGATGAGCCTCTGTGTGCTCACACATGCGCTCCAGGACAAAGACCTCCTGCTACCCAGTGTCACCACCCTGAAGCTGGCTGAGTCCCTCCTGCCACATTTTGAgaac gACAACAGCCacgtgcagctgctctccattcagCTCTTTTGCAAGGTGATGGAGCTGGTAGTGGAAGAgggggaagagcttctcacgaCATTTGTgaaccagagcctgctccctctatTCTTGCGCTGGCACGATGAGAACCTGCACGTGGCTAAG GCCTCTTTCCAAGCCCTGCTTTGTGCGGCACGCTTCCTGAGGAGGAGGGACCTTGAGGAGCTGCTGACGAAGGCGCGCCGCATTAAGTTTGCTGAgagcctg ctgctgcaggacgagagccgagcggccgagagCCCACAGAGGACCCTGCGAGAGGCAGccctcaggttcatgg CTCTTCAAACCCTGAAGGAAGATGAGAGTCCATCGTGCCTGAGCAAACTGCTTCAGCTGATCTTTGAAGGAAGATCTGCAGGACTTTGTCTGATGGATCAGATGTACCAGCGTCCATCAGCGATTTCAAGTGCCCATTGA